Proteins encoded by one window of Capra hircus breed San Clemente chromosome 8, ASM170441v1, whole genome shotgun sequence:
- the TXN gene encoding thioredoxin → MVKQIESKYAFQEALNSAGEKLVVVDFSATWCGPCKMIKPFFHSLSEKYSNVVFLEVDVDDCQDVAAECEVKCMPTFQFFKKGQKVSEFSGANKEKLEATINELI, encoded by the exons TATGCTTTTCAGGAAGCCTTGAACAGTGCAGGAGAGAAACTCGTAGTAGTCGACTTCTCAGCCACATGGTGTGGGCCTTGCAAAATGATCAAGCCTTTCTTTCAT tCTCTCTCTGAAAAGTATTCCAACGTGGTGTTCCTCGAAGTAGATGTGGATGACTGTCAG GATGTTGCTgcagagtgtgaagtcaaatgcaTGCCAaccttccagttttttaaaaaaggacagaaG GTGAGTGAATTTTCTGGAGCTAATAAGGAAAAACTTGAAGCCACCATTAATGAATTAATCTAA